Below is a window of Aphelocoma coerulescens isolate FSJ_1873_10779 chromosome 29, UR_Acoe_1.0, whole genome shotgun sequence DNA.
TCCAGGCACTCCGGGAAGAGGGGCCGGGGCGGGACGGGGCCGTggacagccccacagcccccagggaaCTGCCCACCCTCACCCTGGAGGCTGTGAAGGAGCTGGAGGCGGCCAAACAGCAGGTCCTGAAGAGGATTCAGATCTGGAAAAGACaacagcagctggcagggaatgGGGCCATCTTCGAGGAGAACCTGGCACCGCTGCAGAAGAGgtgagggggcacagctggaacCCCAGCAGGCTGGGGCACTACTCCCTCCACTGGCCCGAGGGGCTCCAGGTGAGTGATGGTGGGGTGCTGAGGGTCCCCCTTTCCCCAGGTGCGAGAAGCTGGTTGAGGTTtacttccagctgcagcagcaggtgatggcagcgagcacagagctggggcctgagctgctgccccggctcctgGAGCGCTTGAACGAGGTGTTGTCCAGCCTGGTCAAGAGGTAacgggctgggggcctgtggtgGCCAAGGGTTGAGATGGGtctgcaggggctggtggcagaGCTGGCGGGGCATTGTGCTGAGTGCCGTGGTGTCCCTTTCTCCCTCAGCTCCTTTCTGGTGGAGAAGCAGCCCCCACAGGTGCTGAAGACCCAGACCAAGTTCCAGGCAAGCGTCCGGTTCctgctgggcccgcagctgctGAAGGCAGCGCCCAAGCCCTACGTGGTGAGGGCTGACATGGTGACAGAGAAACAGGCACGGGAGCTGGAGCTCAGCAACTACAGCAACACCCTCAGGTGAGCAGCGGAGGTGAGGGGGAGGGGGCTTCCCCACTGCcgtgcccccctgaccccctcctctgcccagcgAGAGCACGGGGGAGATCATGCACAATATGGTGGCCCTGGAGACCAACCCCACCAGCGGGACCTGCTGCGCCAACTTCAAGAACGTGGTGAGTGCCACCAGTgaggggccgggctgggggttCTGCTGGGGTCTCCGTTGGGTTTTTGGGAGTTCCGAGGCTGGGGATGCTCAGctctccctccccagctgctgaaGAAGATCAAGCGCTGCGAGCGGAAGGGCTCCGAATCGGTGACAGAGGAGAAATGCGCCGTCCTGTTCAGCACCAATGTGGCCTTGACCCCCAGCAACATCTCCATCCACCTCCAGGTACCAGCTCCTCTCccatgggatggggctggataTGCTGAGCCTTCCCCTGTGGGAcatctgtgctgggctgggacagtcCCAGAGCAGCCACCACGCTTGGCTCAGGGCCACTCTCTGCCCCCAGGTCCTGTCTCTGCCCATCGTGGTCATCGTCCACGGGAACCAGGACAACAACGCCAAAGCCACCGTGCTGTGGGATAATGCCTTCTCCGAGATTGTGAGTGCCAGGAGCCAGAGGGAAGGAGCTGGAACCTGGGGCTGGGTGGGCTCTGGAGGGGGGCAACagtgcaggctggagcaggagtcCAGGGGTGGGTGTCCTGTCCTGATGATCCCCTGCCCGGCCACAGGACCGGGTGCCCTTCGTGGTGGCCGAGCGGGTGCCCTGGGAGAAGATGTGTGACACCCTGAACCTGAAGTTCATGGCAGAGGTGCAGACCACCAAGGGGCTCCTCAAGGAGCACTACTTCTTCCTGGCCCAAAAGATCTTCAATGACCACAGCGCCAGGTTCGAGGACTTCCAGAGCCGCCACGTCTCCTGGGCCCAGTTCAACAAGGTGACTGGGAGGGCTGGCCAGGGTGTGCAGGGGCCAGCATGGCCATGGGGAACCTCATGGCCTCTCTCTGCCTCAGGAGATCCTCCCTGGCCGGGGATTCACCTTCTGGCAGTGGTTTGATGGAGTCCTGGACCTCACCAAGAGATGCCTCAAAAGTTACTGGTCAGACAGGTGGGTGCCCCGGGGCTGAGCTTTGGGGGTCCTGATCCCACCCCACCACCCTGGGTGATCCTGATCCCTCTTCCCCACCTGTCCACTCCTCCAGGCTCATTGTGGGCTTCATCAGCAAGCAGTACGTGTGCAAACTGCTGAGCGCGGAGCCGGACGGGACCTTCCTGCTCCGCTTCAGCGACTCCGAGATCGGGGGCGTCACCATCGCTTACGTCATCCGGGGCAAGGACGGTGAGATGGGgtcaggggctgtgcaggggggGTCCTTGTTGCCAACAGCTGTGGGGTGTTACAGGAACCAGCACTGGAATCCCGTGATGTGTCTTCCCTCGCTCAGGCTCCAGCCAGGTGGAAAACATCCAGCCCTTCTCTGCCAAGGATTTGTCCATCCGCTCCCTCGGCGACCGGATCCGGGACTTGGGGCAGCTCCGCAATCTGTACCCCAACATCCCCAAGGACCAGGCGTTTGGGAGTCACTACAACAGTGAGTGGAGGGGTCCAGGATGggccctgggctgtgctgcacctCTGCACTCCAGCAATGCCGTGGGGGGTGTCTTGGGTCTcacccaggtggccccagggtTTGCGGGGGTGGTGGCAAAGAAGGTTGGCAGGGCACGGTGGTGGGAGGTGGTGGCTCATGGATGCTTCTCCTCCCTGAGCAGAAGAGCAGACAGGCAAGGACGTCCGGGGTTACGTCTCCACTGCCATCAAGATGACGGTGGAAAGCGAAAGGTGGGTGCGAGGCTGTGTGCATGTGGGCCAGGGTTTGCACAGACCCCTGGCCGGCCTGAGCATCCCCCTGGGCAGGGAAATCCCTGACTGGGAaaaacagagctgtgctggtgaGTGAAGAGTCCCCCATGGGCCCCCCGAGCTGCGCTGGGGCACGTCTGTGCACTTACCACCCTCCCCTCGAGCACCCACCAGCACATGTCCCCCTTCAGAgcctggacttggcagtgctgatgGGGACCATGTGCTTTTGCAGGGACCAGCAGCCTCCAAGCACCATGGGGGCCCCCCCTGAGGCCCCCCAGGTGCAGGTGTTCAGCCTGCCCCCCATGCTGCAGCCCGAGCTGCACCCTGAGAGTCTGCAGCCAGTGCTGCCCCCCATCTGGTGAGTGCcctgctgtggggtggggggtgggggctgTGGCAGAGTCTCCCCCTCAATCTGAACCTCTCTGTGTGTGCACTGCAGCCCCCCCACTCCCTTCtgcccccagcccatcccctcgGGCTACCCCACGGTTGAGAGCAACATGAACATGATGGTCCCCGACAGGCTCAGCTCCCCCTTCCACAGGtaggagcagggcagggtggggggcagggtggggggcagggtgggcacCCCTCTGGTCCCCAGCAGGGTCAGGGGGTGTTCCCCCCTCTCTGAGtgctccccctccccacagcccatcaCCGATTCTCTCGTCACCTCTGGCCATGGACCCCTCGCTGTCCCACTGCCAGGAACCTGCCTTCAGGACCCCCGGGTAAGACCTGGCACACAGGTGCAAGGGGGGCACCCTGCCCTgcaccccttttccccccccaccccagaccTGGAGCAGCCATCCCCAGCtgaccagtgctcccagtgctctgccctgctggtgcTCCCTGGAGGAGCCCCCAGAAACCAAGCTGTACCCCCCCAATGCCTTTCTACACCATTCTAcaccattctttccccctccagacccttcatgCCCAGCCAGTACATGCCCGGGGAGGTCTCGCAGCTGCTGCCCGGGGGTCCCTCTGTGGAGCCGCGGGATGAGGAGATGCCCGAGCTGCCCCCGTTCCCAGCCGTGGAGGATGGGccgctgcagagctccccaCGGTGGTAAGCACGGGGAGGGGTCAGCAGAGGGAAaccccctcccaacccccccccccccggtcatcctgctgcctctgtcccCAGGATGTCACCCAGCATGGAGCAGTCACCAGGCTCAGAGttggagcagttcctgcaggatgTGCCCCTGTTGCCCCCCTTCGCGCCCCTCCCGCAGCACAGCGGGTACCCCAATTCCAGCCCATcctgctgggggctgggggaggcgCGGTGGGATGACAGCATCCGGCCGGGACACGCGTGAGGGGGCTACCGGGGGGGGGGAGGCGGGACATCGGACcccccccactccctcccagcctTGTCTGGGTTCACGGACTCGATAACGACTCGTGCAGGGGTGGAAACTCCAactgggaaaggtggggttggggggatttggggtaacCCCCGCCCTCCCCCCTTGCACTGCTgcccgcccccgccgctgcCGGGGGTCCGCGGGTGAGGGGGTGCAGGCGCAGGGGCCCCGTCCTGCGTGGGGGGCACCGGCAGCCGCACGCGGTGCCCCCAGCCCACGCCGCCGGGATGAGTCACCGCGGGGGCGGGAGGCGGCAGCGCGAACGGCGCCGGGGCGGAGGTGCCAGCCCGGTGCCCGGCGGGGGTAGACACCGGGACCCCCATGGAGGGGGACACGGGCCCCTCGCACCCCCCGCAGTCAGCGCttgctttggggttttgagctgctccccaccccctccccccctccaaGCTGGAGCAGGGGGCAGGAAGATAAGCcataaaataaagttttattccaaaataacaaaataaataatctaCTGTACACGGTACAAAGGAAGAGTCGCTAATGCTCTAAAAAGACACCACACAGTCCTAACGGGGGGGGTGGGAACcccggggctgggcacggcttgtggggattgggggggggggagggaaagaggaggaaccCCAAGGGGTTGGGGTGGAGGGGGGGGAACAGCACCTCCCCAGTGCCCGTCAAACGCCGCCTGCTTCGTGCTGGGAGGGGGTGACACCCCACGGCACGTGTGACACCCCCCGGCACAGGGACCATGCTTGAAGCACACGCAGGTATCGGGGTgcggggggggggtgtggggggccgcgtgcgggggctgcgggggtgGGGGTATTTACAGCCGATGcggtgctgggggggggggtcgcaGGGTGGGTGCACAGTGAGCTGGCACGTGCTGCGGGGAGGGGGCTGGCGGCTGGTGCGTGGGCGCtgcgggtgggggggggggggaccgtGTGCCCGGCGTGGGCGGCAGCGCTGACGTGGGAGCGCACAGTGCGACGCGTCTGTCCCCGCGCGGTGacggggccggggagggggacGGTCAGCACGGAGGTGGGGCGGGGGCTGTACAGGGGGCTCCAGTCCATCGAgggctccccagccctggggggcggcggggggcgcaGAGCCGGGCGGGATGAGGGTATTGCTGCTGCGGGGAGTCGCATCCCGCCGCGGCTGAGGTAACCAGAGCGTCGGTGCGGGACGGGAGGGGGCCGGGGAGCTGTGGCTGAgaccctcccccccaccccccacaaGCTCCCCGGGCCCGGAGCGCCGCCGCACCCGTCCCCCAGCACGTTATTGCTTCGTTAATGGTGGCGGGGGGGCTACAGGGGCCTCACTGCCGGCTGGTCTCCTGCTCCACCTTGATGGTGCCCcgagggggctctgggggggccgGAGGACCCCGTTCTGCCAGCCCGTCCTCGAACTCTGTGGGGATAACAACGGAGGTGGCGTCAGGACACGGTTCCGTAGGAGAAGGCAGCGGTGCCGCCCTGACCCCTGCCCACGGCAaagcccccccggccccgcgggggcTCACCTGGTCCCGGGGGCTTCCCCGGCAGGCAGGGACTGAGCCGCCCCACGCGCTCGTGCGAGACCAGCCGGGCCAGGCGCAGCCCCTCGTCCATCAGCGTCTGCTGGAGGATGTGGCGGCTCCAGAGCCCGTGGGGCGCGAGGCCGAGGGGCACGTCCGGGGCAGCACCGGGCGGAGGGGTCAGTCGGGGACAGGCCCCCGCCGCTGCCGAGAGAGGGGTGAGAGTCAGCGCGAGGGGCCGGGGACCGGCCACCACCAGCCCTCCGGGaaggggagggacccccactCACCCTGCAAGTGGCCGTCGAGGCTCTCCCCAGACAGGCTGCCCGTGTCCTCCTCCAGGCTGGCTCGGTACGCGGCCCCGGGAGGCTCCAGCCCCACCGGCAGTGCCAGTAGCTCAGGGCGGCTCTGCTCTCCCGCCTGCCAGGAGTGCACAGGTGAGcaggtcccctgtgccacccacccCAGCACACCCACGGCCGTCACCCCgagctggcagagcagccccaggcacGTTGTGCCGTCACACCCACACTCGCAGGTGTGCACACCTGCACACGCTCCCCCTGCACCTGCACCCACCTCCTGCTTGAGCCGCTTGGCCACGACGGCACCGCTGTCCTCGGGATGGGCCCTGGGGGTGGAAAGGGGCTGTGTCAGGTGTGGCGGTGGCCACAGCAAGGCCCCACGCTGTGAGGGGAGCCACCAGGCAGGGCAATGCCAGAGATTGGGGTTCTGGCACGGATGGAATTGGGGgtggaaaaagaggaaagcagCTGGAGAGCGAAGGGAAAAGGCAGCCCTGGCACGGTGGGCGGGGGGCTTTGGGGATAGAGGCAAGAGACAGGGTATCCCCAGTGGCATCCCTTTGCTGGCTggcatcccccccccccccacacctgGCATCCCCCCCCACGCCTGGCATCCCCGTCATTCCCATCCTCCCCACCTCCCACGCTCCGAGGTCAGGCAGAAACCACCCACGCTGGGAAAGGGGAACTGGGGGCCGCAGGGTCCTGGCCCCatccagctcagctcccaggGTGCAAGGGGACGACAGCCAAACCCCCCTAGGGCTACGAGGCAGGGGTTTCCCAGATCTGGCTTACCTGGAGACCTTGAGCGAGGACAGGTAGGTGCTCTCCCGCGCGACCTGTCGGGACAGCGAGAAGAGCTCGACACGCCGCAGCAGCAGCGAGTTGTCCCGCAGGCAGAACTGGGCGGCCGCCTCGTTGATGATGAGCTGGGGGCAGAGATGATGCGTGAGCGGGGACAGGGACGGCAGCGCCCACGGGACAGCAGCGCCCACGCGACCTTCGGCTAAGGCAGcgctggctccaggctggcagaTGCCACCTGGGTGGGAGCAGACCTCGAATCCCACCCACCCACACCCCCAGAACCGCCCCAGTCCCTGTCCCAACCCAGCACATCCCGGGAACTTCAAGCACGGAGCCCACCTCGTGCAGGGTGAGCTGCTTGCCCTCGCGGCGCCGGGCCTCGCCGCGGCCATAGATCGCGCTGTGCCGGCggatctcctcctccttctgccGGTCACCGTCCTCCAGCTGGAAGATGTGCCCCACAGCCTTGGCCAGCTTCTTGTTGAGCTTCATCAGCGcccgcagctcagcctcgccgcctcgggggcagctctgcagcagccgcTCCACGCTCTCCACCACCGTCCGTGCCAACTCCGGTTCCAGCTCCGTGCCCGCTGCCTGCTCCCCGCCACTCCCGCCCGGGGAGAAGGGGGGACCCCCCGGCTCCTCGTCCCCACCACCCTCCGACTCGGGGGTGCTCCTTCCTGGCCACGGTGGAGCCGCCGACGGTGACAGCTTCTCCCCCGGCTCCGTGGGGCTGCGGGCCGGGGGCGTCCCGGCGCTGCCACCCCCTTTGCTCGCGGCCTCGCCGGGGCTGGCGTGCCCGTTGCTGAGCGCCTTGCGCCCGCCGGCCTCAGAGAGCTTGAAGAGCGGGATGCTGCTGACCGGGACGGCCGAGACAGGCTGGCTGAAGAGCCCCGGGTTGGAGGCCCACTCACGCAGGGCCTTCTGGAGGCGGCGGACGTGGAGGGGCTTGGTGGCCATGCCCACCAGCGCCATGATCTCCAGGAACTCCTCCTCGCCTGCCTcgcagagctgctgcacgtcGTCCCCCCCTTGCTGGATGAAGGTCTCATAGTAGCCCAGCAGGTTGGCACGTTGCAGCACCCGGTacagctgcagctcccccagtgtgcggggcagggccatGGCGAGCCTGTGGTagacagagggacagacggACTCACCACCGGGATGGACGGACATGCAGGAgaaaccccctccccacccttgGGCCCGGGGGTAGAGGGAGCACTCCTGGGTACGGCTGTTCCAGTGTCCCTAAACCCCACGGGCACCCAGTCCCACCCATGTGCCCCGGGCTGGGATGgtccctgcagccacagcccctgGACATGGCACAGACACGAGTGGGGCCCCCCTCATCCCAGCCCCTACCCCCtaccctgggctgtgcccagcccccgcccccccccccagccaaGCAGCCCCCTCACCCCAGGTCCCCGCACGGGGCAGGACACACGTGGggcttccccagctcccccaTTCCCGGGGATGATGTGCCAGTGCCGATCCCACCATGGCCAACCTCTCCCAGGCCCCCTGCCCGTGCCCTGTTCCCTTGTGGTCCCCTGGATCCCATCAGGGCCATCCTTCCCCGCTGACCCCGCCCCGCTCGGTGCCCTCATCCCCACCCCGGTCCCACCAGGGCCAtcctcccccagtgcccccgcaCCTGTTTGGTGCCCTCCGGTGCCCTGAACCCACCCGGTGTcccatccctccctgtccctcccagACCCACCGGGGTCCATCCCTTCCCCgggctccctgccctgcccggtgACCCCCGGTGTCCCATCCCCCCGCCGTCCCCACGGTCCCTCTTTGCCCCCACGATCCCACCGAGGCCATTCTCCCACGAGCCCCCTACCCCGTCTGGTATCCCCCGGTGCCGCGGTGCCCCCGGTCCCATCGGGACCATCCTCTCCCTGTGCATCCCGGCGCCCCGGACCCGCCCGGAGCCCCGTGGCCAACACCCCTTGGgccccccgccctgcccggTGTCCCTCGGTGCTCCGCCCCCCTACGGCCCCCCCCAGTCCCACCATGGCCACcgtcccccgggacccccgccctggccggtgccccccggtgccccgTCCCCTCCCGCCGTCCCCCGCTCGCTCACCGCCGCCTGGAACCGCCTCCGtccgctccgcccgccccgccgggcggccggggaggggcgggggggctccggggccgGCTCTAGCCGGGGGTCCGGGGGGTGCCGGGGTCCGGGGGtcccgcggccgggccgggcgcgcTCCCtccgccgcgccgcgccgctcTGCGCGCCGCCCACACGGGCGGGACCGTGAAATAGCAGCGGCCCCGGCTGCGCCGCGCGTGGGAGGCCCCGGGGGCGGATCCCGCGGCTGCCGCCCCCGCCgagcgcgggggggggggcagcggcgggggcggcggcacCGGGCCccccttcttccccccccccggcACCGGAGCAGCGGgaggggagcgggagcggcgccCCGCACGGCGGCATCGggggtcccgcagccccggcaggGACCGGGGAGGACACGCGGGgcacggggcggggggggtcCGTGGGAGAGGCAGAACCCCCCGAAGAGGACACGGTGCTCGGTTGCTGGTGTGGACACCCTGAATCCCGGGGCTCCCGCAGGCAGCGCTCGCAGCATCCCCGGTTTCGGTGACAACCCGACCGGGCGCGGGGATGCTCCGAGCACCGGCACCGCTGTCCCGGCAGCCCTGCCCCGGTGCCGGAGCCCCGGCGAAGGGCTGGCGCTTGGTGTCACCGGCACACACACGCTGCCATCGATAAGGCTTCGGGGCGAGCACCCCCGCGGGGCCCCGGAGCAGCGAAAACGGGAGCGGACGGAGGTTTCTCGGGTGGGCTGGGGGGGATGCTGAAGCCCCTCGCCCGCAGCACCGGGGTCCCTCCcgagggaggcaggagggggGGGTGTCACGGCCCGCACCCCGGTCCGGCCCTGCGTGGCTCGGCGCTATTTATACCGCGGCCGGCGCCTGGCGTGCGGCCCGAGCCGCCCCCGCGCGATCGTGCCCGGGGGGGCCGTGCCGGTGTCCGGGGCACATTCCCGGAGCTACCGGGGGAGCAGCCGGGGGGTCCCGTACGGGCACGGTCCCCATCGCGGGggtcctgccccagccctcccggttcacccccccccctccccaccgccCCCTTGTCACGCCCCCCCCCTCCCTTCTCTCCACGACCAGGCGtccggcgcggcggggccgttcccagccccggcgctgcccccggCTGACGCACATCCTCCGCCCACGGCCCCGCCGCTTCCCGGCTCCGCCGCCCACGGCCCGCGGAGGGGGAGCGGGGGGGCCGCCCGAGCCCGCTCCCCGCTGCTCGCCCACGGGCGGCCACCGCCCCACGAGGAGGGACCCACGCGGAGGGCGGCACCCCCTcgccggggctgggggagcctcGCTGCCAGGGGACGGACGGTG
It encodes the following:
- the STAT6 gene encoding signal transducer and activator of transcription 6 translates to MSLWNLVSHMPPEEFSSLSAEFPRSLRCLLAEWLENQPWEFINGSDTFCTSMASGMLSDMLEKLRSAASSDGQQCQILQQVSSIENTFRHDPLRLVAVMRAILEGEKAAVLKRDRHLPLSFHRRQEELKFSLGLQRLQHRVREIQALREEGPGRDGAVDSPTAPRELPTLTLEAVKELEAAKQQVLKRIQIWKRQQQLAGNGAIFEENLAPLQKRCEKLVEVYFQLQQQVMAASTELGPELLPRLLERLNEVLSSLVKSSFLVEKQPPQVLKTQTKFQASVRFLLGPQLLKAAPKPYVVRADMVTEKQARELELSNYSNTLSESTGEIMHNMVALETNPTSGTCCANFKNVLLKKIKRCERKGSESVTEEKCAVLFSTNVALTPSNISIHLQVLSLPIVVIVHGNQDNNAKATVLWDNAFSEIDRVPFVVAERVPWEKMCDTLNLKFMAEVQTTKGLLKEHYFFLAQKIFNDHSARFEDFQSRHVSWAQFNKEILPGRGFTFWQWFDGVLDLTKRCLKSYWSDRLIVGFISKQYVCKLLSAEPDGTFLLRFSDSEIGGVTIAYVIRGKDGSSQVENIQPFSAKDLSIRSLGDRIRDLGQLRNLYPNIPKDQAFGSHYNKEQTGKDVRGYVSTAIKMTVESERDQQPPSTMGAPPEAPQVQVFSLPPMLQPELHPESLQPVLPPICPPTPFCPQPIPSGYPTVESNMNMMVPDRLSSPFHSPSPILSSPLAMDPSLSHCQEPAFRTPGPFMPSQYMPGEVSQLLPGGPSVEPRDEEMPELPPFPAVEDGPLQSSPRWMSPSMEQSPGSELEQFLQDVPLLPPFAPLPQHSGYPNSSPSCWGLGEARWDDSIRPGHA
- the NAB2 gene encoding NGFI-A-binding protein 2 isoform X1, translated to MSVHPGGESVCPSVYHRLAMALPRTLGELQLYRVLQRANLLGYYETFIQQGGDDVQQLCEAGEEEFLEIMALVGMATKPLHVRRLQKALREWASNPGLFSQPVSAVPVSSIPLFKLSEAGGRKALSNGHASPGEAASKGGGSAGTPPARSPTEPGEKLSPSAAPPWPGRSTPESEGGGDEEPGGPPFSPGGSGGEQAAGTELEPELARTVVESVERLLQSCPRGGEAELRALMKLNKKLAKAVGHIFQLEDGDRQKEEEIRRHSAIYGRGEARRREGKQLTLHELIINEAAAQFCLRDNSLLLRRVELFSLSRQVARESTYLSSLKVSRAHPEDSGAVVAKRLKQEAGEQSRPELLALPVGLEPPGAAYRASLEEDTGSLSGESLDGHLQAAGACPRLTPPPGAAPDVPLGLAPHGLWSRHILQQTLMDEGLRLARLVSHERVGRLSPCLPGKPPGPEFEDGLAERGPPAPPEPPRGTIKVEQETSRQ
- the NAB2 gene encoding NGFI-A-binding protein 2 isoform X2, with protein sequence MALPRTLGELQLYRVLQRANLLGYYETFIQQGGDDVQQLCEAGEEEFLEIMALVGMATKPLHVRRLQKALREWASNPGLFSQPVSAVPVSSIPLFKLSEAGGRKALSNGHASPGEAASKGGGSAGTPPARSPTEPGEKLSPSAAPPWPGRSTPESEGGGDEEPGGPPFSPGGSGGEQAAGTELEPELARTVVESVERLLQSCPRGGEAELRALMKLNKKLAKAVGHIFQLEDGDRQKEEEIRRHSAIYGRGEARRREGKQLTLHELIINEAAAQFCLRDNSLLLRRVELFSLSRQVARESTYLSSLKVSRAHPEDSGAVVAKRLKQEAGEQSRPELLALPVGLEPPGAAYRASLEEDTGSLSGESLDGHLQAAGACPRLTPPPGAAPDVPLGLAPHGLWSRHILQQTLMDEGLRLARLVSHERVGRLSPCLPGKPPGPEFEDGLAERGPPAPPEPPRGTIKVEQETSRQ
- the NAB2 gene encoding NGFI-A-binding protein 2 isoform X3 — encoded protein: MSVHPGGESVCPSVYHRLAMALPRTLGELQLYRVLQRANLLGYYETFIQQGGDDVQQLCEAGEEEFLEIMALVGMATKPLHVRRLQKALREWASNPGLFSQPVSAVPVSSIPLFKLSEAGGRKALSNGHASPGEAASKGGGSAGTPPARSPTEPGEKLSPSAAPPWPGRSTPESEGGGDEEPGGPPFSPGGSGGEQAAGTELEPELARTVVESVERLLQSCPRGGEAELRALMKLNKKLAKAVGHIFQLEDGDRQKEEEIRRHSAIYGRGEARRREGKQLTLHELIINEAAAQFCLRDNSLLLRRVELFSLSRQVARESTYLSSLKVSRAHPEDSGAVVAKRLKQEAGEQSRPELLALPVGLEPPGAAYRASLEEDTGSLSGESLDGHLQEFEDGLAERGPPAPPEPPRGTIKVEQETSRQ